Proteins from one Microcoleus sp. FACHB-672 genomic window:
- a CDS encoding universal stress protein, with product MKIKPMLARLESAMGRHDLVEQMVLLAEPASSHSHSEKSSAKPMNLVVGYNSSPRSQTALDLTLWIAHQTRLVSRKKVTVQVVYVVDEKTNARGLDIFSLPGAGSSSKSQIPSELSKAPAFSASAVLAQPEVKALAANARMTSVDRRNYKTLLSPSNQFEQADKILWQARCLAEEWRGSFTAHLRFGCVAEELRKVVESEAADVLFLGCHSADHPIIRKLGAKFPCSVLGIPSALCSEEKCSFSSEFSAI from the coding sequence GTGAAGATCAAGCCAATGTTAGCGCGTCTAGAAAGCGCAATGGGCCGTCATGATTTAGTGGAACAAATGGTTTTGCTGGCAGAACCGGCTTCTTCACATTCTCATTCAGAAAAATCTTCTGCAAAACCAATGAATTTGGTGGTTGGTTATAATAGCTCACCCAGAAGTCAAACAGCTCTAGACCTCACCTTGTGGATCGCCCACCAAACTCGTTTAGTCAGTCGCAAAAAAGTGACTGTTCAAGTTGTTTACGTTGTTGATGAAAAGACAAACGCTCGGGGTTTAGATATTTTTAGCTTACCGGGGGCCGGCAGTTCATCAAAATCGCAAATTCCCTCAGAACTTTCAAAAGCACCGGCATTTAGTGCCAGTGCTGTTTTAGCTCAACCCGAAGTTAAAGCATTAGCCGCAAATGCGCGAATGACATCTGTAGATCGGCGCAACTACAAAACACTGCTCTCACCAAGCAATCAATTTGAGCAAGCCGATAAAATTTTATGGCAAGCCCGCTGCTTGGCTGAAGAATGGCGGGGTTCTTTTACGGCGCATCTGCGGTTTGGCTGCGTGGCGGAGGAACTGAGAAAAGTGGTGGAATCAGAAGCAGCGGATGTACTGTTTTTAGGGTGTCATTCTGCCGATCATCCGATTATCCGAAAACTCGGCGCTAAATTTCCGTGTTCCGTCTTGGGGATTCCATCGGCGTTGTGTTCGGAGGAAAAATGTAGTTTTTCATCAGAATTCAGCGCTATTTAA
- a CDS encoding DnaJ domain-containing protein, with amino-acid sequence MNPQPAQLWKCVNILKGHSATINSVAMSADGQILASASDDKTVKLWDLKTGQPLYTFFGHSKEVYSVAISPDSQILVAGDFNKKITSWNLPKRGLLRSFYYLNTPYSHSSFVYSLAFSPDQKTLVSGSADKTIRLWNLETGKLIRILNGHLNTVSCLAIDPSGQTLISGSADQTIRLWDLKNYQQTQAIVEHSDWVFSVAISPDGKMFASGSGDTTIKLWNLQAGADEKAQGLPLQTLTGHSDAVYSVAFSPNGQTLVSGSRDGIMNFWDVATGSLTGTLPGCNPVAISPDGQILVSGGDTGTLKIWRTNVKRSEHNPEAYLCGEWWEVLGVNQGAALEEVKDAYRRLVKQYHPDVNNAAGAKANMQAIIEAYQAFQKQLI; translated from the coding sequence ATGAACCCTCAGCCGGCTCAGTTATGGAAATGTGTGAATATCCTTAAAGGGCACAGCGCTACCATCAATTCTGTTGCGATGAGTGCTGATGGTCAAATTCTTGCCAGCGCCAGCGACGATAAAACCGTCAAGTTGTGGGATCTCAAAACAGGACAACCGCTTTATACATTTTTTGGGCATTCCAAAGAGGTTTATTCAGTTGCCATTAGTCCCGATTCACAAATATTGGTTGCGGGTGACTTCAACAAAAAAATTACAAGCTGGAATTTGCCTAAAAGAGGATTACTCAGAAGTTTTTATTATTTAAACACGCCTTATAGCCATTCAAGTTTTGTTTATTCCCTTGCTTTTAGTCCTGATCAAAAAACTTTGGTGAGTGGAAGCGCGGATAAAACAATCAGGCTTTGGAATTTGGAGACCGGCAAACTAATTCGGATTCTCAATGGACATTTAAATACGGTTTCCTGTCTAGCAATCGATCCAAGTGGACAAACCCTAATTAGTGGGAGTGCCGATCAAACAATTAGGCTATGGGACTTAAAAAATTATCAACAAACCCAGGCAATTGTCGAGCATTCAGATTGGGTTTTTTCGGTTGCGATTAGTCCAGATGGAAAGATGTTTGCCAGTGGAAGTGGAGATACCACCATTAAGCTGTGGAATCTGCAAGCCGGCGCGGATGAAAAAGCGCAAGGATTGCCCTTGCAAACCCTAACAGGACACTCGGATGCAGTTTATTCTGTGGCCTTCAGTCCTAACGGTCAAACGCTTGTGAGTGGCAGCAGGGATGGTATAATGAACTTCTGGGATGTAGCCACCGGCAGCCTCACCGGCACGCTTCCCGGTTGCAATCCGGTTGCGATTAGTCCAGATGGGCAAATTTTAGTCAGTGGTGGGGACACCGGCACGCTGAAAATTTGGCGTACAAACGTTAAGAGAAGTGAACACAACCCAGAAGCGTATTTATGTGGGGAATGGTGGGAAGTTTTAGGCGTTAATCAAGGTGCAGCTTTGGAAGAGGTTAAGGACGCTTACCGGCGCTTAGTGAAGCAGTATCACCCTGATGTGAATAACGCTGCCGGTGCAAAAGCCAATATGCAAGCAATTATTGAGGCTTATCAGGCATTTCAGAAGCAACTCATTTAG
- a CDS encoding DNA polymerase III subunit alpha: protein MSFVGLHIHSDYSLLDGASQLPQLIDRALELGMPAIALTDHGVMYGAIELIKVCRGKNIKPIIGNEMYVINEPLDTPKRCRKYHQVVLAKNTQGYKNLVKITTISHLQGFQGKGIFARPCINKDLLEKYHEGLIVTSACLGGEVPQAILQGRLDIARSVAKWYKEVFGEDYYLEIQDHGSPEDRIVNVEIVKISRELDIKIVATNDSHFISCYDVEAHDALLCIQTGRKIIEDKRLRYSGTEYLKSAEEMAMLFRDHLPDEVIKEAIANTLEVAEKVDPYNIMGEPRLPNYPIPPEHTADTYVEEKTWEGLRERMGAKSNAEIKPVYKERLEYELKMLQKMGFSTYFLVVWDYIKFARDRGIPVGPGRGSAAGSLVAYALRITNIDPVHHGLLFERFLNPERKSMPDIDTDFCIERRDEVIQYVTEKYGADRVAQIITFNRMTSKAVLKDVGRVLGIPYGDTDRMAKLIPVARGKPEKLKVMISDRTPAPEFKEAYENAVYEIQETGNQVTARQWLDMAIRIEGTNKTFGVHAAGVVISSEPLDEIVPLQKNNDGSVITQYFMEDLDSLGLLKMDFLGLKNLTMIQKAVDLIKKTQNIDLDPDQLPREERKFQQIFSKGETRKIPQDILKTYKTLEQGELEGIFQLESSGMRQVVRDLKPSSIEDISSILALYRPGPLDAGLIPKFIDRKHGREEIQYEHHLLEPILQETYAVLVYQEQIMKVAQDLAGYSLGQADLLRRAMGKKKAEEMQKQRETFIDGATKKGIKARIAEQLFDQMLKFAEYCFNKSHSTAYAYVTYQTAYLKANFKVEYMAALLTANSGDQDKVKKYLANCASMNIAVEPPDVNRSEMEFTPAQGKILFGLSAVKSVGEGAIKYILEARERGGAFKSLADLCDRVDQRTVNSRALEALIKCGAFDNINPNRQQLVEDMKLVMAWAQDRAKDRDSGQGNLFDLLGTVATDNGFESAPKAPPVPNYSQKEKLQFEKELLGLYVSDHPLKAALKAGQKLDPAPITLGQLEEKRGKKVSVIVMLTEVKKITTKKDNRMMAFLQLEDLEGQAEAVVFPDTYEQIHSFLSVENPLVLFGKVERKDKDEKPQLIVDKAEPVKEDLEPVGEEEESMVPDQIVMLELTLDQVKETQKLDNLKVIWGDYSGETNKENVPVIAMIISGERRKFVRFGPEFRVQDCELFIKRLQDAGFTASVNSVNCN, encoded by the coding sequence ATGTCTTTTGTCGGTTTGCATATTCACAGTGATTATAGCTTGCTCGATGGTGCTAGCCAGTTGCCCCAGTTAATAGATAGAGCACTTGAATTAGGAATGCCGGCGATTGCCCTCACCGATCACGGCGTGATGTATGGCGCGATTGAGTTAATCAAAGTCTGTCGCGGCAAAAATATTAAGCCAATTATTGGCAATGAAATGTATGTGATCAACGAACCGCTAGACACACCGAAGCGATGCCGGAAATATCACCAAGTTGTTTTAGCAAAAAATACTCAAGGTTATAAAAATTTAGTTAAAATTACAACAATTTCTCACCTTCAAGGATTTCAAGGAAAAGGAATTTTTGCCCGTCCTTGTATTAATAAAGACTTATTGGAAAAATACCATGAAGGTTTAATTGTCACCAGTGCTTGTTTAGGTGGCGAAGTGCCGCAAGCAATTCTCCAAGGCCGGCTTGATATCGCTCGGAGTGTTGCCAAGTGGTATAAAGAGGTATTTGGGGAAGATTACTATCTAGAAATTCAAGATCACGGTTCTCCAGAAGACCGAATTGTTAATGTTGAAATTGTCAAAATTTCGCGAGAGTTAGATATAAAAATTGTTGCGACCAATGACTCGCACTTTATTTCTTGCTACGACGTTGAAGCTCACGATGCGCTGCTTTGTATTCAAACCGGCAGGAAAATTATCGAAGACAAACGCCTGCGCTACAGTGGCACAGAATATCTAAAATCCGCTGAAGAAATGGCAATGCTATTTCGCGATCATCTGCCCGATGAGGTGATTAAAGAAGCGATTGCCAACACCTTAGAAGTTGCCGAAAAAGTTGACCCATATAACATTATGGGTGAGCCTCGCCTTCCTAACTATCCTATTCCTCCAGAACACACCGCTGATACTTATGTGGAGGAGAAAACTTGGGAAGGACTGCGAGAACGCATGGGCGCTAAATCCAACGCTGAAATTAAGCCGGTTTATAAAGAACGGCTAGAGTATGAGTTGAAAATGCTCCAAAAAATGGGATTTTCAACTTATTTTTTAGTGGTTTGGGATTATATTAAATTTGCCAGAGATCGGGGAATTCCGGTTGGCCCTGGAAGAGGAAGTGCGGCAGGTTCTCTGGTAGCCTATGCCTTAAGAATTACAAACATTGATCCGGTGCATCACGGATTGCTATTCGAGCGATTTTTGAACCCGGAACGTAAATCTATGCCAGATATTGATACAGATTTCTGCATCGAAAGACGAGATGAAGTGATTCAATACGTCACAGAGAAATATGGCGCAGATCGGGTGGCGCAAATTATTACATTTAACCGCATGACATCTAAAGCTGTCTTGAAAGATGTCGGGAGAGTATTAGGAATTCCCTACGGAGATACAGACAGAATGGCTAAGTTAATTCCGGTGGCGCGGGGTAAGCCAGAAAAGCTTAAGGTGATGATTTCAGATCGCACCCCGGCACCAGAATTTAAAGAAGCTTATGAAAATGCTGTTTATGAAATTCAAGAAACCGGAAATCAAGTAACGGCGCGTCAGTGGCTTGATATGGCGATCCGCATTGAAGGAACGAATAAAACCTTTGGAGTTCATGCTGCCGGTGTGGTGATTTCCTCTGAACCCTTAGATGAAATTGTCCCGCTACAAAAGAATAATGATGGATCGGTGATTACTCAGTATTTCATGGAAGATTTGGATTCACTCGGACTGTTGAAAATGGACTTTCTCGGTCTGAAAAATTTAACGATGATCCAAAAAGCTGTCGATTTGATTAAGAAAACACAGAATATTGATCTTGATCCCGATCAGTTACCCCGTGAAGAAAGAAAATTTCAGCAAATATTCTCTAAAGGAGAAACTCGAAAAATTCCCCAAGATATTCTGAAGACTTATAAAACTTTAGAACAAGGAGAACTGGAAGGAATTTTTCAATTAGAATCATCGGGAATGCGACAGGTTGTGAGAGACTTAAAGCCATCTAGTATTGAAGATATTTCTTCAATTTTAGCGCTTTACCGGCCAGGGCCACTCGATGCCGGTTTGATTCCTAAATTTATTGATCGCAAGCATGGGCGAGAAGAGATTCAATATGAGCATCATTTATTAGAACCCATCCTGCAAGAAACTTATGCAGTGCTGGTTTATCAAGAGCAAATTATGAAAGTTGCTCAAGATTTAGCCGGCTATTCTTTGGGGCAAGCTGACTTATTGCGCCGCGCGATGGGGAAAAAGAAGGCAGAGGAAATGCAGAAGCAGCGAGAAACTTTTATTGATGGGGCAACCAAGAAGGGAATTAAAGCTAGAATTGCCGAACAATTGTTCGATCAAATGCTTAAGTTCGCTGAATATTGCTTTAATAAATCCCATTCAACTGCCTATGCTTATGTTACCTATCAAACGGCTTATTTAAAAGCTAATTTTAAAGTTGAATACATGGCAGCGCTGCTGACGGCAAACAGCGGAGATCAAGATAAAGTGAAAAAATACTTGGCAAATTGTGCAAGTATGAATATTGCTGTGGAACCGCCCGATGTTAATCGCTCTGAGATGGAATTTACGCCGGCACAAGGAAAGATTTTGTTCGGACTCTCGGCAGTGAAAAGCGTAGGAGAGGGGGCGATTAAGTATATATTAGAAGCGCGGGAACGGGGAGGGGCGTTTAAATCCTTAGCTGATCTGTGTGATCGCGTCGATCAGCGCACGGTTAACAGCCGCGCTTTAGAAGCCTTAATTAAATGTGGGGCTTTTGACAATATTAACCCAAACCGGCAGCAATTAGTTGAAGACATGAAGCTGGTGATGGCTTGGGCACAAGATCGCGCCAAAGATCGAGATAGTGGACAGGGCAATTTATTCGATCTTTTGGGAACGGTAGCAACTGATAACGGATTTGAATCCGCGCCCAAAGCGCCGCCGGTTCCTAATTACAGTCAGAAGGAAAAGTTGCAATTTGAAAAAGAATTGCTAGGCTTATATGTATCCGATCATCCCCTTAAAGCTGCTCTAAAAGCTGGCCAAAAACTTGATCCTGCTCCAATTACGCTTGGTCAACTTGAGGAAAAGCGAGGGAAAAAAGTCAGTGTGATTGTGATGCTAACAGAAGTTAAAAAGATTACGACAAAAAAAGACAATCGCATGATGGCATTTCTGCAATTAGAAGATTTGGAAGGTCAAGCAGAAGCCGTGGTTTTTCCAGATACTTATGAACAAATTCATTCATTCTTAAGTGTAGAAAACCCCTTAGTTTTATTCGGAAAAGTCGAGCGCAAGGATAAGGACGAGAAACCCCAGCTAATTGTTGATAAAGCAGAGCCTGTTAAGGAAGACTTAGAGCCTGTTGGAGAGGAGGAAGAATCGATGGTGCCGGATCAAATCGTGATGCTAGAACTAACGTTAGATCAAGTGAAAGAAACTCAAAAATTAGATAACTTAAAAGTAATTTGGGGGGATTACTCAGGGGAAACCAACAAGGAAAATGTGCCGGTGATAGCAATGATAATATCTGGAGAACGGCGTAAATTCGTTCGTTTTGGCCCAGAATTTCGAGTGCAAGATTGCGAATTATTTATCAAGAGGCTTCAGGATGCTGGGTTCACAGCCAGCGTGAATTCTGTGAATTGTAATTGA
- a CDS encoding alpha/beta hydrolase, which yields MPTSVRLFIKFLQTLMAVLIIAYAGACLYLWLRQTRFIFFPSAVIEKTPAALQMAYEDVWLPVKSGAGTVERIHGWWIPAAGDAAGVVLYLHGNGINVGANVNHANRFHQMGFSVLLIDYRGYGLSKGSFPSEAQVYQDVETAWNYLVNERRVNPREIFLYGHSLGGAIGIELATRHPDAGALIVEGSFTSMRAMVDYRYGVFRVFPVDLLLHQQFNSIAKVGKLQMPVLFIHGTSDEVTPYTMSQQLFAAANEPKQLFLVPAGDHNNVATISGDPYIQTVRRFIEQAKARQQQEPVKP from the coding sequence ATGCCCACTTCTGTGCGATTGTTTATCAAGTTTCTCCAAACTCTTATGGCGGTGTTGATCATCGCATACGCAGGGGCTTGCCTGTACCTGTGGCTGCGGCAAACGCGATTTATCTTTTTTCCTTCAGCGGTGATAGAAAAGACGCCGGCAGCTTTGCAAATGGCCTATGAAGATGTCTGGCTGCCGGTGAAATCTGGTGCCGGCACAGTTGAACGCATACATGGGTGGTGGATACCGGCTGCCGGTGATGCTGCCGGCGTTGTGCTATATCTGCATGGCAATGGTATTAATGTTGGCGCGAATGTCAATCATGCCAATCGCTTTCACCAGATGGGTTTCAGTGTGCTGCTGATTGATTATCGGGGATATGGTCTCAGTAAAGGTAGTTTTCCCTCGGAAGCCCAGGTTTATCAAGATGTGGAAACGGCTTGGAATTACTTGGTGAATGAAAGGAGGGTGAATCCTAGGGAAATTTTCCTCTATGGACATTCTCTCGGAGGTGCCATAGGAATTGAGCTAGCGACGCGGCATCCAGATGCCGGTGCGTTAATTGTGGAAGGCTCGTTTACTTCGATGCGGGCGATGGTAGATTATCGCTACGGGGTGTTTCGGGTGTTTCCGGTGGATTTGTTACTGCATCAGCAGTTTAATTCGATTGCTAAGGTGGGAAAATTGCAGATGCCGGTGCTGTTTATTCACGGCACATCGGATGAGGTGACCCCATACACAATGAGCCAACAGCTATTTGCGGCTGCAAATGAACCGAAACAGCTATTTTTGGTGCCGGCAGGCGATCACAACAATGTGGCCACAATTAGCGGCGATCCCTATATTCAAACGGTTCGCCGGTTTATTGAACAGGCGAAAGCCCGACAGCAGCAAGAGCCGGTGAAACCTTAA
- the gatA gene encoding Asp-tRNA(Asn)/Glu-tRNA(Gln) amidotransferase subunit GatA: MASIRELHKQLVRKERSAVEITKEALDRITQLEPKLHSFLCVTEEKALEQARQVDAKIAAGEQIGLLAGIPIAIKDNMCTQGIPTTCGSRILENFVPPYESTVTQKLADAGAVMVGKTNMDEFAMGSSTETSAYQQTSNPWDLERVPGGSSGGSAAAVAADECVVATGSDTGGSIRQPAAFCGVVGMKPTYGLVSRYGLVAYASSLDQIGPFGRSVEDAAILLNGMAGYDPKDSTSLNVPIPNYVKALQPNLRPRGQRRIGVIKETFGEGLDPVVERAVTKAIEQLQHLGAEIQVISCPRFRYGLPTYYIIAPSEASANLARYDGVKYGLRVPDADNLLSMYAQTRAQGFGTEVKRRIMIGTYALSAGYYDAYYLKAQKVRTLIKQDFDRAFAQVDVLVTPTAPSTAFKAGEKTDDPISMYLSDLMTIPVNLAGLPALSLPCGFDDDGMPIGLQLIGNALQEPTLFEVAYAYEQSTEWHLRKPVLD, translated from the coding sequence ATGGCATCCATCCGCGAGTTGCACAAACAACTTGTCCGCAAAGAACGCTCTGCTGTGGAAATTACCAAGGAAGCCTTGGATCGCATTACGCAGCTGGAGCCGAAACTCCATAGCTTCCTGTGCGTGACGGAGGAAAAAGCTTTGGAGCAGGCTCGCCAGGTGGATGCAAAAATAGCCGCCGGCGAGCAAATTGGGCTGTTAGCCGGCATCCCAATTGCGATTAAAGACAATATGTGTACGCAGGGGATTCCCACCACCTGCGGTTCGCGAATTCTAGAAAACTTTGTGCCGCCCTACGAGTCTACCGTGACGCAAAAACTGGCAGACGCCGGCGCGGTGATGGTGGGCAAAACTAACATGGATGAGTTTGCGATGGGCAGTTCTACGGAGACTTCTGCCTATCAGCAAACATCTAACCCGTGGGATTTAGAACGCGTTCCCGGTGGATCATCTGGAGGTTCAGCCGCAGCGGTAGCCGCAGACGAGTGCGTGGTGGCCACCGGCTCAGATACCGGCGGTTCAATCCGGCAACCGGCTGCTTTTTGCGGGGTGGTGGGAATGAAACCGACTTACGGGTTGGTTTCTCGTTATGGCTTGGTGGCTTATGCGTCTTCCCTGGATCAAATTGGGCCATTTGGCCGAAGCGTGGAAGATGCGGCGATTTTGCTGAATGGGATGGCCGGCTACGATCCGAAAGATTCCACCAGTCTAAACGTCCCGATCCCCAACTACGTGAAAGCCCTGCAACCCAACTTAAGGCCCAGAGGTCAGCGCCGAATTGGGGTGATTAAAGAAACCTTTGGGGAAGGTTTAGACCCGGTGGTGGAAAGGGCTGTGACGAAAGCCATTGAGCAACTGCAACATTTAGGCGCGGAAATTCAAGTGATTTCCTGCCCGCGATTCCGCTATGGGTTGCCCACTTATTACATCATCGCGCCTTCGGAAGCATCGGCCAATCTCGCCCGTTACGATGGCGTTAAATATGGCTTGCGGGTGCCAGATGCGGATAATCTACTCTCGATGTATGCTCAAACTCGCGCCCAAGGCTTTGGGACAGAAGTGAAGCGCCGAATTATGATTGGCACCTATGCGCTGTCTGCCGGCTATTACGATGCCTACTATCTCAAAGCTCAAAAAGTCCGCACGCTGATTAAACAAGACTTTGATCGCGCGTTTGCTCAAGTGGATGTGCTGGTAACGCCAACCGCACCTTCAACGGCATTTAAGGCGGGTGAAAAAACTGACGATCCCATCAGTATGTACCTGTCGGATTTGATGACGATCCCAGTGAATTTGGCGGGGTTGCCGGCATTAAGTTTACCGTGCGGTTTTGATGATGATGGTATGCCCATTGGCTTGCAACTGATTGGTAATGCCTTGCAAGAACCGACGCTGTTTGAAGTAGCCTACGCCTACGAACAAAGCACGGAATGGCATCTACGGAAGCCGGTGTTGGACTAG
- a CDS encoding protein-arginine deiminase family protein, translated as MHRLRSWVIAITSALGMVGSMELMYTPLSIAPPESCSSSVVSSSTKSVPQNSQGSARPQTNRCAYGLDYALYSKSPQPKSLLQPYQTLSQALQTTETRIERNSFSVYGDTNRDGKVDDNDFRIRQPWSWDAGALMLFNNDDDDRNAIPDWQDNIVNGDNDVEDLAKIHLKLGEDFADSQLLLVADEKARPYINIFQKTDKGWQPVDLNGSKPITYSSDILLGVEAKQFANRNWNGLVNLKTVATNKGKVVAEDSIQMRVAPWIMLPNTAKVTELYVSDRGIGNREFISQLKTGVEATGAKVNVIAGGTAWKQDTMEIGYVQFPKQSSLQNFNVVLNGNRGGSMDYYPRSLLSRDFGWFEMGKPRRLDALNQWTDWFGNLEVTPPIPGYPHGRIYYGNAGTVAFHPEVVDFLTAQEIQGPPVDIDTSWLMIRHVDEIISFIPTPSGKPLMMIVSPEEGVNLLKELNSKGYGNELMNRGLSTQTTVSGALNNKNLIEHNLKLQSQHLNPIIAKLKQEFNLSDDQIVRIPAMYGYGGYSWWPNMVNSVAVNGQIMASNPRGAIVNGRDYTQEAFRQRVARSALKVYFLEDLYYQELRGNTHCATNTRRKGLDTPFWSTLPAWLSQR; from the coding sequence ATGCACCGGCTGCGGTCTTGGGTAATCGCCATAACGAGTGCATTAGGCATGGTAGGCAGCATGGAGTTAATGTACACTCCCCTATCCATTGCCCCCCCCGAATCTTGTTCATCGAGCGTAGTGTCGTCATCTACTAAGTCTGTTCCTCAAAACAGCCAAGGCAGTGCCCGCCCCCAGACCAATCGATGCGCTTACGGGTTAGATTACGCTTTATACTCGAAATCGCCCCAACCGAAGAGTCTGTTGCAGCCCTATCAAACGCTTTCACAAGCGCTGCAAACGACAGAAACTCGCATTGAGCGAAACAGCTTTAGTGTTTACGGCGACACTAACCGTGATGGAAAGGTGGACGACAATGACTTCAGGATTCGGCAACCTTGGTCTTGGGATGCCGGTGCGCTCATGTTATTTAACAACGACGATGATGACCGCAACGCAATCCCTGATTGGCAAGATAATATCGTTAACGGCGACAACGATGTAGAGGATCTGGCCAAAATCCACTTAAAGTTAGGCGAAGACTTTGCCGACAGTCAATTGTTACTGGTTGCCGACGAAAAAGCCCGTCCCTATATCAATATTTTTCAAAAAACTGATAAAGGATGGCAGCCGGTAGATTTAAACGGATCAAAGCCTATCACCTACAGCAGTGATATTTTACTTGGGGTTGAGGCAAAACAATTTGCCAACCGCAACTGGAACGGTTTAGTCAACTTAAAAACGGTAGCTACAAACAAAGGCAAAGTCGTTGCTGAAGATTCCATCCAAATGCGCGTAGCACCGTGGATTATGTTGCCAAATACCGCAAAAGTTACTGAATTATATGTCAGTGATCGCGGCATCGGCAATCGTGAATTTATTTCTCAGCTTAAAACCGGCGTTGAAGCGACCGGCGCTAAGGTTAATGTTATTGCCGGTGGTACGGCTTGGAAGCAAGACACAATGGAAATTGGCTATGTTCAATTCCCCAAACAGTCGTCCCTACAAAATTTTAACGTTGTGCTTAACGGAAATCGAGGCGGGAGCATGGACTATTATCCGCGATCCTTGCTCAGTCGTGATTTCGGTTGGTTTGAAATGGGAAAACCCCGACGCTTGGACGCTCTTAATCAGTGGACAGATTGGTTCGGCAACTTGGAGGTAACACCTCCCATTCCTGGCTATCCCCACGGGCGAATTTATTATGGCAATGCCGGCACTGTCGCCTTTCATCCAGAGGTGGTGGATTTCTTAACTGCCCAGGAAATTCAAGGGCCGCCGGTGGATATCGATACGTCTTGGTTAATGATCCGCCATGTTGACGAAATTATTAGTTTTATTCCTACACCGTCTGGAAAACCTCTGATGATGATTGTTAGCCCAGAGGAAGGTGTAAATTTGCTCAAAGAACTCAACAGTAAAGGCTATGGAAATGAACTCATGAATCGCGGTTTGAGTACGCAAACAACGGTGAGTGGAGCGCTCAATAACAAGAATTTAATCGAACACAATCTCAAGCTACAAAGTCAGCATCTTAACCCAATTATCGCCAAGCTGAAACAGGAATTTAATCTCTCAGACGACCAGATTGTTCGCATTCCTGCAATGTATGGTTATGGTGGCTATTCTTGGTGGCCTAATATGGTGAATTCGGTGGCGGTGAATGGTCAGATTATGGCGTCAAATCCACGCGGGGCGATTGTTAATGGCAGAGATTACACTCAGGAGGCATTTCGCCAACGCGTAGCGCGTTCTGCGCTTAAAGTTTATTTTTTGGAAGATTTGTATTATCAAGAACTCAGGGGCAATACGCACTGTGCGACAAATACGCGGCGCAAAGGCTTAGATACGCCGTTTTGGTCTACTTTGCCGGCTTGGCTGTCTCAGCGTTAA
- a CDS encoding alkene reductase, with protein sequence MSTNVNLLSPIQVGAYTLPNRLVMAPLTRNRAGDGNVPGPMNVTYYVQRASAGLIISEATQVSPQGQGYPLTPGIHSSEQVEGWRLVTDEVHKHGGRIFLQLWHVGRISHPLLQPDAALPVAPSAVKPAGEAMTFSGSQPFVTPRALEIDEIPGIIEQYRQGAENALAAGFDGVEIHGANGYLLDQFLRDGTNKRTDEYGGSIENRARLQLEVTEAVVKVWGANRVGIRLSPSSTFNDMHDSNPEATFGYLVEALNRFNLAYLHLIEGTESDTRHGGKVVPTSYFRSIYKGILMTNGGFDQQAADELIAAGGADLISFGRLFIANPDLPERFRLNASLNEPDPSTFYGGTEKGYIDYPALALQAG encoded by the coding sequence ATGAGTACAAACGTTAATCTACTCTCACCTATTCAAGTTGGCGCATACACACTACCGAACCGGCTCGTGATGGCACCCCTGACGCGCAACCGTGCCGGTGATGGCAATGTGCCAGGGCCAATGAATGTAACCTATTATGTACAAAGAGCATCAGCCGGCCTGATCATCTCCGAGGCAACCCAAGTTTCGCCACAAGGACAGGGGTATCCACTCACGCCAGGAATTCACTCATCCGAACAGGTAGAAGGATGGCGGCTGGTGACAGATGAAGTTCATAAACATGGCGGGCGAATCTTTTTGCAACTGTGGCACGTTGGGCGCATTTCTCACCCATTGCTGCAACCTGATGCAGCGCTGCCGGTTGCCCCTTCCGCCGTCAAACCAGCCGGTGAGGCAATGACTTTTTCAGGATCGCAGCCGTTTGTCACACCTCGCGCTTTAGAAATAGACGAGATACCAGGAATTATTGAGCAGTATCGCCAAGGCGCTGAAAATGCTCTCGCTGCCGGCTTTGATGGCGTTGAGATCCACGGTGCAAATGGCTATTTGCTGGATCAATTCCTTCGCGATGGCACAAACAAGCGCACAGATGAATATGGCGGTTCTATTGAAAATCGCGCCCGTCTACAGTTGGAAGTCACAGAAGCCGTTGTGAAGGTGTGGGGGGCGAATCGTGTCGGAATTCGACTTTCACCCAGCAGTACCTTCAACGATATGCACGACTCGAATCCAGAGGCAACCTTTGGCTATTTAGTAGAGGCATTGAATCGTTTTAATTTGGCTTATCTCCACTTAATCGAGGGCACTGAATCCGATACCCGGCATGGAGGAAAGGTTGTCCCCACAAGCTATTTCCGCTCGATTTACAAAGGCATTTTGATGACAAATGGCGGCTTCGATCAGCAAGCAGCAGATGAACTGATTGCTGCCGGCGGCGCTGACTTGATTTCATTCGGCAGACTCTTCATTGCAAATCCCGATTTGCCTGAACGCTTCCGGTTAAACGCATCTTTAAACGAGCCAGATCCGTCAACTTTCTATGGCGGCACAGAAAAAGGGTATATCGATTATCCGGCACTCGCATTACAAGCCGGTTAA